In Candidatus Methylomirabilota bacterium, one DNA window encodes the following:
- a CDS encoding cobalamin-binding protein, with amino-acid sequence AGHARCDAITVLLALIWVLGIPGSAAALTFVDMLGRDIVLAAPPSRIVSLVPSVTELVFALGAHDRLVGVTDYCDFPPEARHKPSVGGMVAPSLETIVALRPDLVVATDSGNRQETFDQLRRLGIPVYLVRANRFDDVMQVTARVGQLVGRESAVAALTARLQARVDAVTRAVRGRPRPRVLYVLWPEPLLVPGRDAIVTELIRLAGGESITASEPSDYPRFSMEAAVVRAPEVILLARHGTGSGPLPRAKWEALSQLPAVQAGRIHAVDGNLLHRYGPRIVDGLEHLARLLHPETFP; translated from the coding sequence GCGGGGCATGCGCGCTGCGATGCTATCACGGTGCTGCTCGCCCTCATCTGGGTGCTCGGCATCCCCGGGTCGGCGGCCGCGCTGACCTTCGTCGACATGCTGGGACGAGACATCGTGCTCGCCGCACCGCCCTCGCGCATCGTCTCGCTGGTTCCCAGCGTGACCGAGCTGGTGTTCGCGCTGGGCGCGCACGATCGTCTCGTCGGCGTCACCGACTACTGCGATTTCCCGCCCGAGGCGCGGCACAAGCCCAGCGTGGGGGGAATGGTCGCGCCCAGCCTGGAGACCATCGTCGCGCTGCGTCCCGATCTCGTCGTGGCCACCGACTCTGGTAATCGCCAGGAGACGTTCGATCAGCTCCGCCGCCTCGGGATCCCCGTCTACCTGGTGCGGGCCAACCGGTTCGACGACGTCATGCAGGTCACCGCGCGGGTCGGCCAGCTCGTCGGGCGCGAGAGCGCCGTGGCGGCGCTCACGGCGAGGCTGCAGGCGCGTGTCGACGCCGTCACCCGGGCGGTGCGCGGTCGCCCCCGGCCTCGGGTGCTCTACGTCCTCTGGCCCGAGCCGCTCCTCGTTCCCGGCCGGGACGCGATCGTGACCGAGCTGATCCGGCTGGCCGGGGGGGAAAGCATCACCGCCAGCGAGCCGAGCGACTATCCGCGCTTCAGCATGGAGGCGGCCGTCGTGCGGGCCCCCGAGGTCATCCTGCTCGCTCGCCACGGCACCGGCTCGGGGCCGCTGCCTCGTGCCAAGTGGGAGGCGCTGAGCCAGCTGCCCGCCGTCCAGGCCGGACGCATCCACGCCGTGGACGGCAATCTCCTGCATCGCTACGGGCCGCGGATCGTCGATGGCCTGGAGCACCTGGCCCGGCTGCTCCATCCCGAGACGTTTCCATGA
- a CDS encoding iron ABC transporter permease, translating into MSHRGRLLLALAVLTAALLAVAALAVLVGSARLRPGAVAEVLAGRADPASTASVVILSLRLPRIAAAVLAGAALAVAGVGFQALTRNPLAEPSVLGVSSGAAFGVVIAQLVSTGGGVVAEAVRLTLFGFAGALLAGVAVYLIASIGGGLPVHTLLLAGVIVGIFFASATTVLTSLLDVNRLGGIVHWLLGNISPIAPAPLGVFAALAALGFGLIAGRARELNLLALGEEAALQLGVHAERLKIRIFVGSALLTASVVAFAGPIGFVGLVVPHALRLVLGPDNRVLTPAALVAGGAFLLAADTLARNVVAPAELSVGVITSFCGAPVFVYLLRSRPRGSL; encoded by the coding sequence ATGAGCCATCGGGGCCGGCTCCTGCTGGCGCTCGCCGTGCTCACCGCCGCCCTCCTGGCGGTGGCGGCCCTCGCCGTGCTCGTGGGAAGCGCTCGGCTCAGGCCGGGCGCCGTCGCGGAGGTCCTGGCGGGCCGTGCCGATCCGGCTTCGACGGCCAGCGTGGTGATCCTCAGCCTGCGCCTGCCCCGCATCGCCGCGGCCGTCCTGGCCGGCGCCGCGCTCGCGGTCGCCGGCGTCGGCTTCCAGGCCCTCACCCGCAACCCCCTGGCCGAGCCTTCCGTGCTGGGGGTGTCGAGTGGCGCCGCCTTCGGCGTGGTCATCGCACAGCTCGTGAGCACGGGCGGGGGAGTCGTGGCCGAGGCCGTCCGCCTCACCCTGTTCGGATTCGCCGGAGCGCTGCTGGCCGGCGTCGCCGTCTACCTCATCGCTTCCATCGGCGGCGGCCTGCCCGTACATACGCTGCTGCTGGCCGGCGTGATCGTCGGCATCTTCTTCGCCTCGGCCACCACCGTGCTGACCTCCCTGCTCGACGTCAACCGCCTCGGGGGCATCGTGCACTGGCTGCTCGGCAACATCAGCCCGATCGCGCCGGCGCCGCTGGGCGTGTTCGCGGCCCTGGCTGCTCTGGGGTTCGGGCTGATCGCCGGCCGGGCCCGCGAGCTGAACCTGCTCGCATTGGGCGAGGAGGCCGCGCTACAGCTGGGGGTCCACGCCGAGCGGCTCAAGATCCGGATCTTCGTGGGCTCGGCGCTGCTCACCGCTAGCGTCGTCGCGTTCGCCGGCCCCATCGGCTTCGTCGGGCTCGTGGTGCCCCACGCGCTGCGGCTCGTCCTGGGGCCGGACAATCGGGTGCTGACGCCCGCCGCCCTGGTGGCCGGGGGCGCCTTCCTGCTCGCCGCCGACACGCTGGCCCGCAACGTCGTCGCTCCCGCCGAGCTCTCGGTCGGCGTCATCACCTCGTTCTGCGGCGCGCCGGTCTTCGTCTATCTCCTGCGCTCGCGCCCGCGCGGCAGCCTGTGA
- a CDS encoding ABC transporter ATP-binding protein: protein MSARLDVVGVDFAYAAERRRRARPFGLSGITFTLAPGELLGVIGPNSAGKTTLIRLLTRVLEPTAGDIRLDGTSLRRLARGELARHVAVVPQDVPQALPFTVEQVVLMGRYPHAPHRFFETAADVAVARAAMDITGVADLAQAPMQSLSGGERQRVALARALAQEPRLLVLDEPTAHLDLRYQAECAALLRSVNRQRGVSVLLVSHDLNLAAEVSDRLLLMSEGRVARLGQPASVLAEELLTAVYGCPVVVDRHAVTGRPVVQVAWAPAPSRAGREGR from the coding sequence GTGAGCGCGCGGCTGGACGTCGTCGGCGTCGATTTCGCGTACGCCGCGGAGCGGCGCCGGCGGGCGCGCCCCTTCGGCCTGTCGGGGATCACGTTCACCCTCGCGCCCGGCGAGCTTCTCGGCGTGATCGGCCCCAACAGCGCCGGCAAGACGACGCTGATCCGCCTCCTGACCCGGGTCCTGGAGCCCACCGCGGGCGACATCCGCCTGGACGGGACCTCGCTGCGCCGCCTCGCGCGCGGCGAGCTGGCGCGCCACGTGGCGGTGGTTCCGCAGGACGTCCCGCAGGCGCTGCCCTTCACCGTGGAGCAGGTCGTGCTCATGGGCCGTTATCCTCACGCCCCGCACCGCTTCTTCGAGACCGCGGCCGATGTCGCGGTCGCGCGCGCCGCCATGGACATCACCGGGGTCGCCGACCTGGCCCAGGCCCCCATGCAGAGCCTGAGCGGTGGCGAGCGCCAGCGCGTTGCGCTGGCGCGGGCCCTGGCTCAGGAGCCCCGGTTGCTGGTGCTGGACGAGCCCACCGCGCACCTCGACCTGCGCTATCAAGCGGAATGCGCGGCGCTGCTGCGCTCGGTCAATCGCCAGCGCGGCGTGAGCGTGCTCCTCGTGTCGCACGATCTCAACCTGGCCGCCGAGGTGTCCGACCGTCTGCTCCTCATGAGCGAGGGGCGCGTGGCCCGGCTCGGCCAGCCCGCCAGCGTGCTGGCGGAGGAGCTGCTGACGGCCGTCTACGGGTGCCCGGTGGTCGTCGACCGCCATGCCGTGACGGGGCGCCCGGTGGTGCAGGTGGCGTGGGCGCCGGCGCCCTCACGCGCCGGCCGCGAGGGGAGGTGA
- a CDS encoding TonB-dependent receptor, with product MKRRVGAIVIGPVVAAALAMPAQGQEETKLEPVVVTATKIETPSERLGAAVTVISEDDIRAYRWETVGDALRHVPGVDVQRSGTLGKTTTLRIRGATPQQVQVLVDGVRAKSPTAGLVELADIAIDQIERIEVVRGPQSTIYGADAIGGVVNIITKRGRGPFSSYASLEAGNDDTHRERAGFSGSAGIFDYSLGGSWFASQGQLPNDATEQGAVSTRLGLTLPRDGHLGVSSRYTSTASELPLDGLTPTPQSPFFLLDPNADQDSDTLTLALEWTHKPVAWFEARARYGVFWNWLTFRDPATPEDAAAGNQDLLFGATRSRIDTNRQEVEVVTAWHAGKWNTLTVGGEYQTESGTIDSVSGGFATELDERLHTTSWFVQDELRLFDRLILSAGRRWDDHSSFGDVATDRASAVLLIRETGTKLRGTWGEGFRAPTINDLFFPGFANPDLEPERSESWDAGVDQRLWRDRVRLGATYFHNHFRNLIQLTFDASQCPPGNPFGCPINVGRARTEGLEVSVAVDLLDTLTLSGGYTYTDTEDLATNRPLRRFPRHRYTAGLTWEPVNTVSLFAEAQVVSSQFEQEGLPSNPGHHRIDVGGVWRIAPRRGTAPALDLTVRVNNVTDEDYMEVLGFPAPGINFLAGLQARY from the coding sequence ATGAAGCGCAGGGTGGGAGCCATCGTGATCGGACCCGTCGTGGCGGCGGCCCTGGCCATGCCGGCCCAGGGCCAGGAGGAGACGAAGCTGGAGCCGGTCGTCGTGACCGCCACCAAGATCGAGACGCCGTCGGAGCGCCTGGGCGCTGCCGTCACCGTCATCAGCGAGGACGACATCCGCGCCTATCGGTGGGAGACCGTCGGGGATGCGCTCCGGCACGTGCCCGGCGTCGACGTCCAGCGCTCGGGGACACTCGGCAAGACCACGACCCTCCGCATCCGGGGTGCCACACCCCAGCAGGTGCAGGTCCTGGTGGACGGCGTCCGGGCGAAGAGCCCGACCGCCGGCCTGGTCGAGCTGGCCGATATCGCCATCGACCAGATCGAGCGCATCGAGGTCGTGCGGGGGCCACAGTCCACCATCTACGGCGCCGACGCCATCGGTGGCGTCGTCAACATCATCACCAAGCGCGGCCGCGGTCCCTTCTCGAGCTACGCCTCCCTGGAGGCCGGCAACGACGACACCCATCGGGAGCGCGCCGGCTTCAGCGGCAGCGCGGGGATCTTCGATTACTCGCTGGGCGGCTCCTGGTTCGCCAGCCAGGGGCAATTGCCCAACGACGCCACCGAGCAGGGGGCCGTGAGCACCCGGCTCGGCCTGACCTTGCCTCGCGACGGCCACCTCGGGGTGAGCTCCCGCTACACCAGCACGGCGTCGGAGCTGCCCCTCGACGGGCTCACGCCGACGCCTCAGAGCCCGTTCTTCCTGCTCGATCCCAACGCCGACCAGGACAGCGACACCCTCACCCTGGCGCTGGAGTGGACCCACAAGCCCGTCGCCTGGTTCGAGGCGCGGGCCCGCTACGGCGTGTTCTGGAACTGGCTCACCTTCCGGGATCCGGCGACGCCGGAGGACGCGGCGGCCGGCAACCAGGACCTCCTCTTCGGCGCGACCCGCTCCCGGATCGACACCAACCGCCAGGAGGTCGAGGTCGTCACCGCCTGGCACGCCGGGAAGTGGAACACGCTGACGGTGGGCGGCGAGTACCAGACCGAATCCGGCACGATCGACTCGGTCAGCGGCGGCTTCGCGACGGAGCTCGACGAGCGCCTGCACACCACCTCGTGGTTCGTGCAGGACGAGCTGCGCCTGTTCGACCGGCTGATCCTGTCCGCCGGGCGCCGCTGGGACGATCACAGCAGCTTCGGCGACGTCGCCACCGACCGCGCCTCAGCCGTGCTCCTGATCCGCGAGACCGGCACCAAACTCCGGGGAACCTGGGGCGAGGGGTTCCGGGCGCCCACGATCAACGATCTGTTCTTTCCGGGCTTCGCCAACCCCGACCTGGAGCCCGAGCGCAGCGAGAGCTGGGACGCCGGCGTCGACCAGCGGTTGTGGCGTGACCGCGTCCGGCTCGGCGCCACCTACTTCCACAACCATTTCCGCAACCTGATCCAGCTCACGTTCGACGCATCGCAGTGCCCGCCCGGCAACCCGTTCGGCTGCCCGATCAACGTCGGTCGGGCCCGGACGGAGGGGCTCGAGGTCTCCGTCGCCGTCGACCTCCTCGACACGCTGACGCTGTCCGGGGGCTACACCTACACGGACACGGAGGATCTCGCCACGAACCGGCCGCTGCGCCGCTTTCCCCGCCATCGCTACACGGCTGGCCTCACCTGGGAGCCGGTCAACACGGTGAGCCTCTTCGCCGAGGCCCAGGTGGTGTCGAGCCAGTTCGAGCAGGAAGGCCTGCCGAGCAATCCTGGCCACCACCGCATCGACGTGGGGGGAGTCTGGCGGATCGCGCCCCGGCGGGGCACGGCCCCGGCACTCGACCTCACCGTGCGCGTGAACAACGTCACCGACGAGGATTACATGGAGGTGCTCGGCTTCCCGGCACCGGGCATCAACTTCCTCGCCGGGCTGCAGGCGCGCTACTGA
- a CDS encoding energy transducer TonB, translating into MAVGHDRTGREAHDDASDASPSEQGLARGSPTGEGGEALPGVYRDYLAGLRQRIHEALRYPPAARRRGLTGAVTIELTVLPSGVISDVKVVHSSSHSLLDDAAVETVQELRAQRFPPNVPARPLRVRLPVVFQLE; encoded by the coding sequence GTGGCGGTCGGCCACGACCGCACCGGACGGGAGGCACACGATGACGCCAGTGATGCGAGTCCCTCGGAGCAGGGGCTGGCCCGGGGCTCTCCGACCGGCGAGGGCGGTGAAGCGCTGCCGGGCGTCTACAGAGACTATCTGGCCGGACTGCGTCAGCGCATCCACGAGGCGCTACGCTATCCGCCCGCAGCTCGCCGCCGCGGTCTCACCGGCGCCGTCACCATCGAGCTCACGGTCTTGCCGAGCGGAGTCATCAGCGACGTCAAGGTCGTGCACTCGTCGTCGCACTCGCTGCTCGACGATGCGGCCGTCGAAACGGTGCAAGAGCTGCGAGCGCAGCGGTTCCCCCCGAACGTGCCCGCCCGTCCGCTCCGTGTTCGCCTGCCAGTAGTCTTCCAGCTCGAGTGA